One segment of Pleuronectes platessa chromosome 21, fPlePla1.1, whole genome shotgun sequence DNA contains the following:
- the LOC128426943 gene encoding glucagon-like peptide 2 receptor, whose product MPTLLPSWHKRTWTALLLALLLVIFSHQKVTGSVLERLIAKRTEYWENCNRTLVHSSPKSGNYCNGTFDTFVCWPHSSPGNVSVPCPSYLPWISEDVSRRAHRECLENGKWRQRENSSEPWRDDAECQEDQFFKDKEDEMLRQTALRLISVIGYSLSLTSLTLATLLMGMLRKLHCTRNYIHMNLFVSFILRAVAVISKEIVLYVMYSNLPKDDPGWKSYSSSATAFMCKFSKVCMEYFVACNYFWLLVEAVFLHTLLFTAVLTKRRLLKKYMMLGWGTPVLFVTPWTVVKIIYENTECWSIVNRWFWWIIRGPITLSVLVIFFIFIKILMLLLSKLKADQVKFTDYRYSLARATLVLIPLLGVHEVVFTVLIDECVEGNSRYARNFLNLTLSSFQGFLVAVLYCFANGEVQAELKKRWQLFLFTNPFQVRGCFRGAPLKHLWKCTRGHRPPCARQNDSCNEGGTYPTHPHLHQVAVHGRCGVLGLGEVKGQGLKDCNLTGLDLLTRKSLSSSDGEMTLGETLEEILEESEF is encoded by the exons ATGCCAACCCTGCTGCCAAGCTGGCACAAGAGGACCTGGACCGCACTCCTGCTCGCACTGCTCCTTGTTATCTTCAGCCACCAG AAA GTGACAGGCTCGGTGCTTGAACGTCTCATAGCTAAACGAACTGAGTACTGGGAGAACTGCAACAGAACCCTGGTGCACTCAAGCCCGAAATCAG GAAACTACTGTAATGGAACATTTGACACGTTTGTCTGTTGGCCTCATTCATCTCCAGGGAATGTGTCAGTTCCCTGTCCATCTTACCTGCCATGGATAAGTGAGG ATGTCTCCAGGAGGGCACACAGAGAGTGTTTAGAAAATGGAAAATGGCGACAGAGGGAGAATTCCTCTGAACCCTGGAGAGATGACGCAGAGTGTCAGGAGGACCAGTTCTTTAAGGACAAG gaggATGAAATGCTACGCCAGACAGCCCTCAGGCTCATCTCTGTTATTGGCTATTCCCTGTCCCTGACCTCCCTCACACTGGCCACTCTCCTGATGGGCATGCTGAG GAAGCTCCACTGCACCAGGAACTACATCCACATGAATCTGTTTGTGTCGTTCATCCTGAGAGCCGTGGCTGTCATCTCCAAGGAAATCGTATTATACGTCATGTATTCCAACCTGCCCAAGGACGACCCCGGGTGGAAGTCCTACTCAAGCTCTGca ACTGCGTTTATGTGCAAATTCTCCAAAGTGTGCATGGAATACTTTGTGGCCTGTAACTACTTCTGGCTCCTGGTGGAGGCCGTCTTCCTCCACACGCTCCTCTTCACCGCCGTGCTGACCAAGAGACGCCTGCTGAAGAAGTACATGATGCTGGGATGGG gAACTCCAGTCTTATTCGTGACACCATGGACCGTCGTCAAGATTAtatatgaaaacacaga ATGCTGGTCAATCGTGAACCGATGGTTCTGGTGGATAATAAGGGGCCCGATTACTTTGTCAGTGCTC GTGATCTTCttcattttcatcaagatcctgatgctgctgctgtccaaGCTGAAGGCGGATCAGGTGAAATTTACAGACTACAGATACAG CTTGGCAAGAGCAACACTGGTCCTGATTCCTCTGCTGGGAGTCCATGAAGTGGTCTTTACAGTGCTGATAGATGAATGTGTGGAGGGCAACAGTCGCTACGCCAGGAACTTCCTCAACCTCACCCTCAGCTCTTTCCAG GGTTTCTTGGTTGCTGTGCTGTACTGTTTTGCTAATGGAGAG GTCCAAGCTGAGCTGAAGAAGCGCTGGCAGCTTTTCCTGTTCACCAACCCTTTCCAGGTCAGGGGCTGTTTTAGGGGCGCGCCTCTTAAGCACCTGTGGAAGTGCACTCGAGGGCACCGCCCCCCCTGCGCCAGGCAGAACGACTCTTGCAATGAGGGTGGCACTTACCCAACTCACCCGCACCTGCATCAGGTGGCTGTACATGGAAGATGTGGAGTGCTTGGATTAGGagaggttaaaggtcagggGCTGAAGGACTGTAACCTGACAGGGCTTGACCTTCTCACCAGGAAGAGCCTGTCCAGCAGTGATGGGGAGATGACGCTCGGAGAGACTTTGGAGGAAATTCTGGAGGAGAGCGAGTTCTGA
- the pts gene encoding 6-pyruvoyl tetrahydrobiopterin synthase, with product MAGSVTSDSSAERVGYITRIQSFSACHRLHSIHLSDEENKKVYGKCNNPHGHGHNYKVEVTIRGKIDRVTGMVMNLTDLKRCIEDVIMTPLDHKNLDKDVPYFASVVSTTENVAVYIWDNMVKALLPNLLYEIKIHETDKNIVVYRGE from the exons ATGGCCGGATCCGTCACCAGCGACAGCTCCGCGGAGCGTGTGGGATACATCACCCGCATCCAGAGCTTCAGCGCCTGCCACCGCCTCCACAG CATCCACCTGAGTGacgaagagaataaaaaagtcTATGGAAAGTGCAACAACCCTCATGGTCATGGACACAACTACAAAG TGGAGGTTACGATTCGGGGAAAG ATTGATCGTGTCACCGGCATGGTCATGAACCTGACTGACTTAAAGAGATGCATTGAG GACGTCATCATGACTCCACTGGACCATAAAAACCTGGACAAGGACGTTCCTTACTTTGCCAGCGTTGTCAG CACCACTGAGAACGTGGCTGTTTACATTTGGGACAACATGGTGAAGGCTCTGCTGCCCAACCTGCTCTACGAGATCAAGATCCACGAGACAGACAAGAACATTGTCGTGTATCGAGGAGAATAG